The following are encoded together in the Corynebacterium jeikeium genome:
- a CDS encoding alpha/beta hydrolase-fold protein produces MRLAANLSRRTRSASSPRRKTAAILALPLSVALAMPMMPAATAQSSLGGNMGPGSGTSYLDPDSVPKRTPRQVTEQHLEGLPEGVSVDRVEWITERWANVFINSAAMPGKPIKVQILLARDWYSQPDRKFPTVWALDGLRAREDESGWTLSTNIANQYADRNVNVILPVGGESSFYTDWQQPENGKHYKWETFLTKELPSVLREGWRANEDRAITGLSMGGTAAMNLAERFPDMWKFVGSFSGYLDTTSYGMPEAIAYATNDGNGYDAKKMWGEFGSQDWIDHDPKLGVDALKKMTVYVSAGNGNAGKYDKPGTIPGMPANMAGFGLEAMSRMTTETFVKYAKKAGVKPITAFRPSGTHDWPYWQYEMIQAWPHIADALGIPEADRGAKCKIGGAIAENMKNAPATLGACISNEYDAKDGGKVQDFRGGRAYWSPKTGAHFVWGRIGAHYASLNGPDSWLGYPTSEEHVISNGRGRFTSFENGGIYWTHETGAHAVPKDFMDEWGKTGWENGPLGYPISELEKVGDSYMQKYQNGVIIRDKDNKTNYVQGKIAEKYLQLGGVTSKLGNPKSGELAIKGGRFTEFEHGNIYWSPSTGAHVIYYGNVFDEWGKRGWEQGKLGYPISDHEDIPAGGTKIKFQHGEIREVNGRVEVL; encoded by the coding sequence ATGCGCCTTGCAGCGAACCTCTCCCGTCGCACTCGCTCCGCCAGCAGCCCTCGCCGTAAGACCGCGGCGATCCTGGCTCTGCCGCTTTCCGTTGCGCTGGCAATGCCAATGATGCCGGCTGCCACCGCGCAGAGCTCCCTCGGTGGCAACATGGGCCCGGGGTCCGGCACCAGCTACCTGGATCCGGACAGTGTTCCGAAGCGCACCCCGCGCCAGGTCACCGAGCAGCACCTGGAAGGCCTGCCGGAGGGCGTGAGCGTGGATCGCGTCGAGTGGATCACTGAGCGCTGGGCTAATGTTTTCATCAACTCCGCCGCCATGCCGGGCAAGCCCATCAAGGTACAGATCCTGCTGGCCCGCGACTGGTACTCCCAGCCCGACCGCAAGTTCCCGACCGTGTGGGCTCTGGACGGCCTGCGTGCCCGCGAAGATGAGTCCGGCTGGACCCTGTCCACCAACATCGCCAACCAGTACGCAGACCGCAACGTGAACGTTATTCTGCCTGTCGGTGGCGAGTCCTCCTTCTACACGGACTGGCAGCAGCCGGAGAACGGTAAGCACTACAAGTGGGAGACCTTCCTGACCAAGGAGCTGCCATCCGTGCTGCGCGAGGGCTGGCGCGCCAACGAGGACCGCGCAATCACCGGCCTATCCATGGGCGGCACCGCCGCAATGAACCTAGCTGAGCGCTTCCCGGACATGTGGAAGTTCGTCGGTTCCTTCTCCGGTTACCTGGACACGACCTCCTACGGCATGCCGGAAGCCATCGCCTACGCCACGAACGACGGCAATGGCTACGACGCCAAGAAGATGTGGGGCGAATTCGGCTCTCAGGACTGGATTGACCACGATCCGAAGCTGGGTGTGGACGCGCTGAAGAAGATGACCGTCTACGTCTCTGCAGGTAACGGCAACGCTGGCAAGTATGACAAGCCAGGTACCATCCCTGGCATGCCCGCCAATATGGCCGGCTTCGGTCTGGAGGCCATGTCCCGCATGACCACCGAGACCTTCGTCAAGTACGCGAAGAAGGCCGGCGTTAAGCCGATCACCGCCTTCCGCCCCTCCGGTACCCACGACTGGCCATACTGGCAGTACGAGATGATCCAGGCATGGCCGCACATCGCAGACGCACTGGGCATCCCGGAAGCTGATCGCGGTGCGAAGTGCAAGATCGGTGGCGCCATCGCGGAGAACATGAAGAACGCCCCGGCTACGCTGGGTGCCTGCATCTCCAACGAGTACGACGCTAAGGACGGCGGCAAGGTGCAGGACTTCCGTGGTGGCCGTGCCTACTGGTCCCCGAAGACTGGAGCCCACTTCGTGTGGGGTCGCATCGGCGCCCACTATGCCTCTCTGAACGGTCCGGATTCCTGGCTGGGCTACCCGACCTCCGAGGAGCACGTCATCTCCAACGGTCGTGGTCGCTTCACCAGCTTTGAGAACGGCGGGATCTACTGGACCCACGAGACTGGCGCCCACGCTGTGCCGAAGGACTTCATGGATGAGTGGGGCAAGACCGGCTGGGAGAACGGCCCGCTGGGCTACCCGATCTCCGAGCTGGAGAAGGTCGGCGATAGTTACATGCAGAAGTACCAGAACGGCGTGATCATCCGCGACAAGGACAACAAGACCAACTACGTCCAGGGCAAGATCGCAGAGAAGTACCTGCAGCTGGGTGGCGTGACCTCTAAGCTGGGCAACCCGAAGAGTGGCGAGCTGGCCATCAAGGGCGGCCGCTTCACCGAGTTCGAGCACGGCAACATCTACTGGTCCCCGTCCACCGGCGCACACGTGATCTACTACGGAAACGTGTTCGATGAGTGGGGTAAGCGCGGCTGGGAGCAGGGCAAGCTCGGCTACCCGATCAGCGACCACGAGGACATCCCGGCGGGTGGAACCAAGATCAAGTTCCAGCACGGCGAGATCCGCGAGGTCAACGGACGCGTTGAGGTGCTCTAA
- a CDS encoding alpha/beta hydrolase encodes MNTTMKTKGLGSKLTAFLVAVATALGMAVVTAPTASADNRGHLRPGCHWSKHKYYLQNCWVYSPAMGQKIQVQIKPSSRGGNAGVYMLDGLRARQDWNAWVWSGNAVKKFVNDDVTLVMPVGGQAQFYTDWMGPYGGKGGPKKPRWETFLTRELPGYLQRNFGVSPTRNSIVGLSMGGTAAMNLAAWHRNQFKQATSLSGYLNPTWPGMYAGIQYAMSDADRGANIWDMWGSPVDPRRFRNDPTVQAGRFNGMPLYLAASGGVPSRGEKFLDNPRGVAAGIGLEWMARTSTAKFEMAARAAGARPVVSYPINGLHAWPYWDAELNKARPHILRALGA; translated from the coding sequence ATGAACACGACTATGAAGACCAAGGGTCTGGGCTCCAAGCTCACCGCTTTCCTGGTTGCAGTCGCTACTGCGCTGGGCATGGCTGTTGTCACTGCACCCACTGCTTCTGCTGACAACCGTGGCCACCTGCGTCCGGGCTGCCACTGGAGCAAGCACAAGTACTACCTGCAGAACTGCTGGGTCTACTCCCCGGCAATGGGGCAGAAGATCCAGGTGCAGATCAAGCCATCTTCCCGTGGTGGTAACGCTGGCGTCTACATGCTGGACGGCCTGCGTGCACGCCAGGACTGGAACGCATGGGTCTGGTCGGGCAACGCTGTAAAGAAGTTCGTTAACGACGACGTGACCCTGGTCATGCCGGTCGGCGGGCAGGCTCAGTTCTACACGGACTGGATGGGCCCGTACGGCGGTAAGGGTGGCCCGAAGAAGCCGCGTTGGGAGACCTTCCTGACCCGCGAGCTGCCGGGCTACCTGCAGCGCAACTTCGGCGTGAGCCCGACCCGCAACTCCATTGTTGGTCTTTCTATGGGCGGTACTGCCGCAATGAACCTGGCTGCGTGGCACCGCAACCAGTTCAAGCAGGCAACCTCCCTGTCCGGTTACCTGAACCCGACCTGGCCGGGCATGTACGCCGGAATCCAGTACGCGATGTCTGACGCGGACCGGGGTGCAAACATCTGGGACATGTGGGGTAGCCCGGTTGACCCGCGTCGCTTCCGCAACGACCCGACCGTACAGGCTGGCCGATTCAACGGTATGCCTCTGTACCTGGCCGCCTCTGGCGGCGTCCCGTCTCGCGGCGAGAAGTTCCTGGATAATCCGCGAGGAGTTGCTGCTGGCATCGGCCTGGAGTGGATGGCGCGCACCTCCACTGCGAAGTTCGAGATGGCTGCCCGTGCAGCCGGAGCTCGACCTGTTGTGAGCTACCCGATCAACGGTCTGCACGCATGGCCGTACTGGGATGCGGAGCTGAACAAGGCTCGCCCGCACATCCTGCGTGCGCTGGGTGCTTAG
- a CDS encoding cutinase family protein translates to MKKVLTILAVLVLLALIVVGVGNWLLTNDGGDGPGPGKPTPPPAPEAQNPPGCVDVEVLAAPGTWESKADDDPLAPHANPHSLMLNVTRPLGDEFSPDKVKVWTLPYTAQFRNMNAQHEMSYDDSRNQGFERMKEELRSMHEKCPATSFILTGFSQGAVITGDLAGEIGNGRGPVPADRVLGVSLIADGRQELDKGKLVGAQGIRGTGAEIALNPVSGLIQPIVPGATMRGPRPDGFGELNDRVNNYCAPADLICDAPADLGNALVRAKDLVAANAVHAEYATNGKVVEGQTVPEYIVGWARDLINERVQ, encoded by the coding sequence ATGAAGAAGGTATTGACCATCCTGGCCGTGCTGGTCTTGCTTGCACTGATTGTGGTGGGGGTGGGCAACTGGTTGCTCACCAATGACGGGGGAGATGGCCCAGGACCGGGTAAGCCCACCCCGCCGCCCGCCCCGGAGGCACAGAACCCACCCGGGTGTGTGGACGTGGAGGTACTAGCCGCGCCGGGCACGTGGGAATCCAAGGCTGATGACGATCCACTGGCGCCGCATGCTAACCCTCACTCGCTGATGCTTAACGTCACCCGCCCTCTGGGCGACGAGTTCTCCCCGGACAAGGTGAAGGTGTGGACCCTGCCGTACACCGCGCAGTTCCGCAACATGAACGCACAGCACGAAATGAGCTACGACGACTCCCGCAACCAGGGCTTCGAGCGAATGAAGGAGGAGCTGCGGTCGATGCACGAGAAGTGCCCGGCAACGTCCTTCATCCTGACCGGCTTTAGCCAGGGTGCGGTTATCACCGGCGACCTGGCAGGAGAGATCGGCAACGGGCGTGGCCCCGTGCCTGCCGACCGGGTGCTGGGAGTATCGCTGATCGCCGACGGTAGGCAGGAGCTGGATAAGGGCAAACTAGTTGGTGCGCAGGGCATCCGCGGCACCGGCGCGGAGATCGCTCTGAATCCGGTGAGCGGGCTGATCCAGCCGATCGTGCCGGGCGCTACGATGCGTGGCCCGCGCCCGGATGGGTTCGGTGAACTTAATGATCGAGTAAATAACTACTGCGCCCCTGCGGACCTTATTTGTGACGCCCCAGCGGATCTGGGCAACGCTCTTGTACGAGCCAAGGACCTGGTGGCCGCCAACGCTGTGCATGCGGAATATGCGACTAACGGAAAGGTCGTGGAAGGCCAGACTGTCCCGGAGTACATCGTTGGATGGGCGCGGGATCTGATTAACGAGCGCGTGCAGTAG
- a CDS encoding FadD32-like long-chain-fatty-acid--AMP ligase, translating to MDITAAMGQFYDEQGDINVPEQLTLSGMCEMLYTMAQMEGTVDNVLIRHWDFSESREGTVHEITRAQVNTRIKAVCVRLQQVAKPGDRVAILANNSPEYMYAFLGAMYARIVPVPLYDPNEPGHTGHLTAVLGSSEPTVVLTNKRSATAVRKHFASTPTTERPRVLTVDALPDALADEWQNPMAAIMADPSLAPKSSEEAFLQYTSGSTRTPAGVVLTHKSIVTNVLQIFKAANLQSPLRLSTWLPLHHDMGVILSAFVIILGLPFDLMSPRDFIQDPARWVRQLNRKNEEENVYTVVPNFALELAVRYADPAKVAELADLDLSAVDGIINGSEPVHHSSVQKFLETFGPYGFKKEAMRPSYGLAEATLLVSTPQTDERPLTKWFKREELSDGTAVEGSADDADSLSLVSLGQVCLPQTLAIVDPETGKELTDGNVGEIWVHGDNMAAGYLNRPDETKETFRNSLPTANRLDSDSRAGDASEDNWMRTGDLAVIVDGHLFITGRLKDLIIVAGRNHYPQDIEATADEATEQTAPAVIAAFAVEAGGSASGAADGESVEGLVIVAERDPDASEDGDAEAIEAMRAAVTATHGVQPSDVRIIAPGTLPRSSANKIARRVAAKAYLEGTLGA from the coding sequence GTGGACATCACTGCAGCAATGGGCCAGTTTTACGACGAGCAAGGCGACATTAATGTGCCCGAGCAGCTCACCCTTTCCGGCATGTGCGAGATGCTTTACACCATGGCGCAGATGGAGGGCACGGTGGATAACGTGCTGATCCGCCACTGGGACTTCAGCGAGTCCCGCGAGGGTACGGTGCACGAGATCACCCGCGCGCAGGTAAACACCCGCATCAAGGCCGTCTGCGTTCGCCTGCAGCAGGTCGCCAAGCCTGGCGACCGCGTGGCCATCCTGGCCAACAACTCCCCGGAGTACATGTACGCCTTCCTGGGTGCGATGTACGCCCGCATAGTGCCCGTCCCACTGTATGACCCGAACGAGCCGGGCCACACTGGCCACCTGACTGCCGTATTGGGTTCCTCTGAGCCGACGGTGGTGCTGACGAATAAGCGCTCCGCTACGGCCGTACGCAAGCACTTCGCCTCTACGCCCACCACTGAGCGCCCCCGCGTGCTGACGGTAGACGCGCTGCCGGATGCGCTGGCTGACGAATGGCAGAACCCCATGGCCGCCATCATGGCGGACCCGTCGCTGGCGCCGAAGTCCAGCGAGGAAGCGTTCCTGCAGTACACTTCCGGCTCCACCCGCACCCCGGCTGGCGTGGTGCTTACTCACAAGTCGATCGTCACCAACGTGCTGCAGATCTTCAAGGCGGCGAACCTGCAGTCTCCGCTGCGCCTGAGCACTTGGTTGCCGCTGCACCACGACATGGGCGTGATCCTTTCCGCCTTTGTGATCATCCTGGGCCTACCTTTCGACCTGATGTCCCCGCGTGACTTCATCCAGGATCCGGCTCGCTGGGTTCGCCAGCTAAACCGCAAGAACGAGGAAGAGAACGTCTACACCGTTGTGCCTAACTTCGCCCTGGAGTTGGCCGTGCGCTACGCGGACCCGGCGAAGGTCGCGGAGCTGGCTGACCTGGACCTATCTGCCGTCGACGGGATCATCAACGGTTCTGAGCCGGTCCACCACAGCTCTGTGCAGAAGTTCCTGGAAACCTTCGGCCCCTACGGCTTCAAGAAGGAAGCCATGCGCCCGTCCTACGGCCTGGCCGAGGCCACGCTGCTCGTCAGCACCCCGCAGACCGACGAGCGTCCACTGACGAAGTGGTTCAAGCGCGAGGAGCTCTCCGATGGCACCGCCGTGGAAGGCAGTGCGGACGATGCAGACAGCCTATCCCTGGTCTCTCTGGGTCAGGTGTGCCTCCCGCAGACTCTCGCAATCGTCGACCCGGAAACCGGCAAGGAGCTGACCGACGGCAACGTCGGTGAGATTTGGGTTCACGGCGACAACATGGCCGCGGGTTACCTAAACCGCCCGGACGAGACCAAGGAGACGTTCCGCAACTCCCTGCCTACCGCCAACCGCCTGGATTCTGATAGCCGTGCGGGCGACGCTTCAGAGGACAACTGGATGCGCACCGGTGACCTGGCCGTCATCGTCGATGGCCACCTGTTCATCACCGGCCGCCTGAAGGACCTCATCATCGTCGCAGGTCGTAACCACTACCCGCAGGACATTGAGGCCACCGCCGACGAAGCCACCGAGCAGACCGCCCCGGCCGTCATCGCAGCCTTCGCCGTGGAGGCCGGTGGTTCCGCTAGCGGCGCCGCCGACGGTGAGTCTGTGGAGGGGCTCGTCATCGTTGCTGAGCGTGACCCGGATGCCAGCGAGGACGGAGACGCGGAAGCGATCGAGGCCATGCGCGCGGCCGTTACCGCCACCCACGGCGTGCAGCCGTCTGACGTGCGCATCATCGCACCGGGCACCTTGCCGCGTTCTTCCGCCAACAAGATCGCCCGCCGCGTGGCCGCGAAGGCGTATCTGGAGGGCACGCTGGGCGCTTAA
- a CDS encoding decaprenyl-phosphate phosphoribosyltransferase: MSEQRSNGRPEPLIGAEPHTSGLEDPNQATSTATETKKLRPPRNLPEAMIKALRPKQWVKNVLVIAAPAAAGGEMLFHSRVLLDVLIAFIAFCLAASSIYLINDARDVEADRAHPTKRFRPIAAGVLPVGLAYAMSVVLIIAAIGGSLLASSGTNLAIVVAVYIALQLGYCFGWKHQPVIDIALVSSGFMLRAMAGGVAASILLSQWFLLVAAFGSLFMAAGKRYAELKLSLRSGAKIRKSLESYTPTYLRFVWTLAATAVVLSYALWGFGLAQTVESGVAAVWYQVSMVPFTIAILRYAADVDRGEGGAPDEIALEDRTLQLLALAWLFCVAMAVYIVPLF; this comes from the coding sequence GTGAGCGAACAGCGTAGCAACGGCCGACCGGAGCCGTTGATCGGCGCGGAGCCGCACACTTCCGGGTTGGAAGATCCCAACCAGGCGACCAGCACCGCCACCGAAACGAAGAAGCTGCGCCCACCGCGCAACCTGCCGGAGGCGATGATTAAGGCGCTGCGACCGAAGCAGTGGGTCAAGAATGTGCTGGTCATCGCAGCTCCCGCGGCGGCTGGTGGAGAGATGCTGTTCCACAGTCGCGTGCTGCTGGATGTGCTGATCGCATTTATTGCCTTCTGCCTGGCGGCCAGCTCCATCTACCTGATTAACGATGCTCGCGACGTTGAGGCTGACCGTGCGCACCCGACTAAGCGCTTCCGCCCGATCGCGGCGGGCGTGCTGCCGGTGGGGTTGGCGTATGCGATGTCCGTGGTGCTGATTATTGCGGCAATCGGTGGCTCACTGCTGGCTTCGTCGGGCACGAACCTGGCTATCGTCGTGGCCGTGTACATCGCACTGCAGCTGGGCTACTGCTTCGGCTGGAAGCACCAGCCGGTGATCGACATCGCGCTGGTGAGCTCCGGTTTCATGCTGCGCGCGATGGCGGGCGGTGTGGCTGCTTCGATCCTCCTTTCGCAGTGGTTCCTGTTGGTCGCGGCGTTCGGTTCGCTGTTCATGGCGGCGGGTAAGCGCTACGCGGAGCTGAAGCTTTCGCTGCGTTCGGGCGCGAAGATCCGCAAGTCTCTGGAGAGCTACACCCCGACCTACCTGCGCTTTGTGTGGACCCTGGCTGCCACCGCTGTGGTGCTGAGCTACGCACTGTGGGGCTTTGGCCTGGCGCAGACGGTCGAGTCCGGTGTGGCCGCCGTGTGGTACCAGGTCTCTATGGTGCCGTTCACCATCGCGATTCTGCGATATGCCGCGGACGTTGACCGTGGTGAGGGTGGCGCGCCTGACGAGATCGCCCTCGAGGATCGCACCCTGCAGCTGCTGGCGCTGGCCTGGCTGTTCTGTGTGGCGATGGCGGTCTACATCGTTCCGCTGTTCTAG
- a CDS encoding DUF732 domain-containing protein has protein sequence MGVTKNRQFRAAAGAACAALLSLATLTACGGDETVDNSAESTTVPSVTESATETEKSDDAKDGKDGGDDKDGESGSSEGSDAPAPAGDRGGEPARDGAVDEVDDIPSGAQRSDQDKDFLKRLKDGGIDLTKANDAAEIGGLEDQVIAAGHAHCTAEGGGQADVYTPLAAGQLEANGVIDGDPKKAEDAIREAAKSAYC, from the coding sequence GTGGGCGTCACAAAGAATAGGCAGTTTCGTGCAGCCGCCGGTGCCGCGTGTGCGGCGTTGCTGTCGCTGGCCACGCTGACGGCGTGTGGCGGCGATGAGACGGTCGACAATTCGGCGGAGTCCACGACCGTGCCTTCGGTGACGGAGTCTGCGACTGAGACCGAGAAGTCCGACGATGCGAAGGACGGCAAGGACGGCGGAGACGACAAGGACGGAGAATCTGGCTCTTCGGAAGGTAGTGACGCCCCAGCTCCCGCCGGCGACCGTGGTGGCGAACCGGCAAGGGACGGTGCTGTGGATGAGGTGGACGACATTCCATCCGGCGCGCAACGCAGTGACCAGGATAAGGACTTCCTGAAGCGGCTGAAGGACGGCGGCATCGACCTAACGAAGGCTAATGATGCAGCGGAGATCGGTGGCCTGGAAGATCAGGTCATCGCGGCTGGTCACGCGCACTGCACCGCCGAGGGCGGCGGGCAGGCTGATGTGTACACCCCGTTGGCCGCAGGCCAGTTGGAGGCCAACGGCGTGATCGACGGTGATCCGAAGAAGGCCGAAGACGCCATCCGCGAAGCCGCGAAATCCGCGTATTGTTAG